The DNA sequence aTATTTATACTCATTATCTCCAAGGAAACAATAGCTACAAGACTTGCTTCTTCATAATTAACGACAGCATTGTAGCTCAAATTTCTAGACTATCTATCAAGTCAATAGCAAAAACAAGAATTATgtgcaaaaaatttaaatactaaaagcAGAGATGATGAACTTCATAACATTACCACCGTTCAAATACAAAGTAAAAGCCAACAGAAACGAACATATGTTAATTATAAACACACATACGCACAGATATAAAATCGttttcatcaaaaactacaaacCTATATTACCCTCATTTGGACATTGGACCAGGGACTCAACACGCAAGCTTAAGACTAGTGCAATACGTAGTCCCAAtttactccttccatcccaaattagatgagcctGTTGACCTTAGACACATaatttaaggtgcattgactacctagttccgtaatttattttttcagtttTTCTTTGGTAAAcatttcatattaaaaaaaattatgtgaaaacataaaattttaaaaacaagtaGCAGCTATGCAGTcaagaggaaaaaaaaaatgtgtgcCCAAAGCCAACAAGTTCATCCAATATGGGATGGTGGGAGTACCATTCTTACTTTCTTTTTTGAGTGTCTACAATCAATATACCATACACACTTAATTATATGCACAAAAATTGCATCATAACAtcgtaaatttaaataaattaaaaaaaagctCTTTCATACACCTTTATCTCGGGAGACGAGCTATGAGAACAAAATTGGAAAGTCCGAGCAAGTAACACTGCTAAAACTAAACTACCCGCATCtctcaaataaattttaaaaacagtTTGAAGTACTTCTCACTTACTAAAATCATTCACCAATCACCAGGCAGTTACACAGTTGCAAGTGCCTAACAGGAAACTAACCACCATTAATCATAGAATTATATACATTTCCGAGAGCGAGTACCTATATTAATAGTGATCAAGCCACTATTACATCCGATATCGAGACAATCCTTTCCTTCGAACCACTCCTTTCTAAACACCTTCACTCTAGGATCTTCCTCCAACTCCTGACCAATCTGATATCCAATTTCATTGTCAATACAATATCTTACTCAATTCAGCACTAAATACTCGCatagagagagggggagggaggagagaaagagagagagagagagagagagagagagagagagagagagagagagagagagagagagagagagagagaggtagggagagagagagagagagagagagagagagagatacacGATAGCCGTAGTAATTTTTGTAGTTGCCGAAAAGAGCTACTTCTTTTGGTTTCCTCTTCTTTGAATTTGATTTATGAGGATTTTTGTTATTGTTGGGGACGGATGTTTGTTTAACGACGTCGTTCATTGTTACACCAAATCAATTGGAGAACGAAGAGGATTTCAGGAATTTGAAAATAGGGGTTTAGGGAAGGTGTGTTAGGGTTTAGCAGAGCAGTGAAGCTGGGACAAGACATACAGAGACACAGATGTATGAGATGCTATATATACGCAGCAACTTGCAAGTACTATTATTTCTTTGCTAAAAGAAATtgcaaaaataaataagataaaaggaaaataaatttttttatcccTAAACTATTTACCTTTTTAAAAACTTGCCATtgaactaaatttattttcaatatagACACTAACGTTATATCttctaatttcaaaaaaaaaaaaaaaacgttatATCTTCTTTTCATTTTAGCCATTCCGTTAACTATTTAACGGAAAATtcagtttttcttttaaaaaaaaggaaaaaatccagaaaattcaaaaaaacaaacaaaaattgaCAAAAATCAAGAGATATCTTCAAGAGGtcattttttttccttaaaaaaaagcaaaaaatctcatttatgtgaaaaaaatttaaaaaatcaaaaaatctataagaaaatgaaaaaataatccCATTTATAGTGTAAAATTACTACTTCAAATTCTGAACATATTTTTCGACTATATATAAGAAAAAGACATAaatgattgaaaataaaaactCTTAAATGAGTTTTTAGAAATCTATTATTAAAGAGACTGAAAGAGATGGTATGtaaattcaatcaaaattttaagattttaatccGAActgtgattttaaaatttagcctaaaaaattaaaataaaattcaaattggaaagaaatttgaaatttttgaaaaaaattcaaaaaatctgattttttaaaaaaaaaacttaatattgTACACTATAAATgagatattttgtttttttaaaaaaagtgattttttaagatttttgtcaaaaaaaaattgttttttttattttttttttaaattattgaatTTTCTGTTAAGTAATTAACAGAATGGCTAAAATGAACATGCAATTACAAATAATAAGAACAACGTGTAAATTCTACATGAActaatttgtaattaaataaaagattaaattaacaataagagATTCATTACTGTCACTTTGAATAAGAGATTAAGAGTAAAAGGTAGATTAAAAGTAATGATATGAAATGCAGAAATAACCACGTAATAAtggttttaataaagttttacCGCCTTAACTATTTTAATAACCAAGgtcttcaaaattttatttatggtcAAGTACCGACcaatcaaatttaatataaaaaaaacataatataaacaatttcaattgtattttttctaaaatattagatttataaactaaaacaaaattaaaataaaatttaaggcaTACTCAATAAAATGTCTTTATTacatttaaaacaaaatcaaaattataatgaGCAAAAAAGCCTAGTAATGATAGTTGCTCCGTTTTAGTACTTTGTGTACCAAACGGCCAACTCAACATCTGATTATTGTAAAGGATGAAAACATATATACCAACCATATCAGTTtggtattttaaaaaattaatcaaagaaAAATCCATAACCTTTCTGTCTTGAATTGTCAAAACTTGAATAGCattgtaagagcaagtccaatgctagatgctatatatctattattattgctataatatagcatcaaaaattgttttttgatgctaaaataaaacttgcactccaatgctaagttctataactagtttcaaatttaaccaactcatcaACTTTTACCCAACTTCTATATagaaccaactcattaacttttacctaactcattaactcattaactagtttccaatttctagttattgatgatgtggcaacatggatggattcatccttggtttcaaatatagaaccaaggatgcatttaagcatggatgcatccaaatatagcacccctttggagttgagtttttttaattttgatgctataatatagcaatagaaccaagtatagcattgcattggagttgctctaagaagCAATCTTTGTTTAGAACCTATACAGAGTTAAGAACTGACAGCGATTTTCATATTCCAACTTGAGGGCTGTATTATATATCTGCAGTTGGCTTAAAATGGTAATTCCACATTTATACTCTTGTACTATCCCTTGCCCTGTAACTTGCAGGTTCCATCAAcgaaataaaatgataaataaacttCATATTGCTAGCTGCCATTTCGGGCTTACCATGACCAAGATGCGTAAAACTATTTTAACTTAATCTGCAAAAGGGTTATCATACAATCTACAGCAACGACTTCTGAAAAGAACATCTCATTTTGATCTTATAAACtatcaagaagctttacaaagTTTTACATAAGTCTCGCACCACATGATTGTTACAAGAGCATTATGTAATGATATTCTAAGGTCATTCCAGTTCCTTCAAAAAGTCCAAATTATCAACAAATACCTGCAAATTTGAGAATAACAACTGCAACATTAGCAGAAATCAAGTATGCACACCATGTTTTCACCatgtaaaatttcaaaattaagcAAAAAAGTTAGGACCATCATTCACCAATTAAGAAGAATACATAAATGAATTCTCCCATAAAGAATGGCCGAGgcagaaaattttctaagcatatAAGCATTATAGAAAATAAGttgcatttttttaaatttaaacaatataTCATAAGGCTATTAAGCCTGTTATGTTTAAGGTTAAATCTACAAAATTACACGCTTAatagatattaatatattttactcatCAACTAATGGTGTGCATATATATTCCATATGGTTATTTTAAGACCTCCCAAATATAGAAACACCAGGCTGCCGGATGGTACCTCTCCGTGCATATATCATTCCACTTTATTGTTTAGACATAAAACTGTATGAAATATATCCTCATTTGATAACAAATACTAAGAGTCGattaaatttagaattaaaGTATATCTAGAAGCTTGTTCCTGGTATTCCAATCATATCCTAGGCAAAAGCACGCTTGACTTTGTACGTAGTATCGAGGCTTGAATAATTACTTGAAAAGGACGTGTACACTTACGTTGAGCCTCATATATAGAAAACAGGGAATAACTGTTGAGGCGCTGATTTAATCAAGATCCAAGGTcaaagattttattttatttttttataaccaAAGCAAGCAAACATCTCATTCAGATAactaaatttcaataaatactATCGTCAAACAAATTATGCCACAAACATACCGATTTCCAACCATCAGGATCCAGGCATGCAGTAATCTTTGTGCTAATTCCAGGTAGCGGTCCAGGTTCCCGTGTAATTTTCCCGCCACATAGTTTTATTGCTTCGGCAGTTCTATAGACATCATCTGTGCCTATTGCAATCTGTAATATAGGTAAAGAAATGCTAAACTTACCAAGCATCTTGAGAAAGGAATTAGTAGTGCAACTATAAGGAAATAAAGCAAGAATTGACCTGAGCATAGGCATTTCCTTTGTCATATTCAGTGACCCCATAATTGTATGTTAACTCTAGCACCGCGTTTTTGTCTTCAGGTCCATAACCCATCATTGCAATTGTATACTGTAAACATTTTTCATTCATAGGTGAATGCCAGGGCATTAAATAAATtgctaatattaattataaacagATTAATGAAAGTACCTTGTATTCAGCATTATCACGCTTGCGAAGAAGCTCCATGCCAAAAGCCTAAGTAAATGGATAAGgttcaaatttcaaaacttcATAGAGAATCTTCATTAAGTAAATTTATGATCAAAAAGCAACTATAAGAACACAAACAACACAAAGTATACACAAAGGAGTTAATCAGACATGAGGTGACAATATATATTCCTCATCTTTTCAAAGAAATGTTACCTTCTCATAAAAATTTATTGCTCGATCAAGATCTCCAACACGAAGCATTACTTGACATAAAGGCTCAGGAGTAGGGCCCCTCTCTAGAAGCTCAAATTTGTAACCATCTGGATCTTCGATAAATGCAATAACTGTTTTTCCACCTTTCACGGGACCAGGTTCCCTGGTCACTGTTCCACCCTTGGCCTTTACGAGTTCCACAGTCTTGGCAACCTGTGTACAAACTCAGTCTCATTTTATCTGTGTTGCAACCAAAGTACCACACCAAATTTACAAAAGAACATGAAGCTTCACATCAATGATAAACCTTTTGCATTGAAAAAAACGATATGTTCTATGGCCATCCAGtcatctaatatatatatagttcgtTTATATATGGAAAAGGGAAATGTTATTACAGATCATAGTTGCACAGGATAGCATGATGGTGCATATACAGTAGTGGTATGAAAAAACCTACAAGAAACAGATTTAAAGAAGTTGTTATCCACCAGAATAGTGCTGTGAAAACGGTGTCTTGAGTGTGAATTGTACTACTTTTgatgaaaagatttgaatgtaATGTGGGTTCCATATtcatcctatatatatatacttgcacTTCAACATCCAGTAAGAGCGGGATAACCTAAAAGGACGTTTACTCCCACAAGATTATCAAATTTGTAACTAGTTAAGTATGTTTACCATCATGGGGATAATATAGGCAGTTACGCACTTGATGCATACAAAaagtatgtacatatattttgtGTCTAAAACTTTGTCACCACAAACTGAGAACGTCTGGGGGCTAATGTGGGCTCAATGGCATTCTAAGAAGAAAAggcatatttaatattaataatcagcTTCAAAAGGTGGATCGCATAGAAAAGCTTTTCTAACTTCTCACACagcaattaaattttttaagcaCAGGAATGATACGAATAATAATAGTTGAACAGAAAGCTTACATCATCAACTGCTATGCCAAAGTGTCCAAACCCAGATCCGATATCATACTTATCAACTCCATAATCTGATAGAAtaacaaatttaaacaaaataaaataaggtaATAATGGTAAtccaaaaaaaagaattaaagcATCAATCAAAAAGAAATTCTTCAACTTCGAAAAACCTAAAGACTACAGAGGTTCTAAAATCACTTACTGTAAGTAAGTTCTACGACAAAATGAGAATCTTCTGGGCCATATCCAAGAAATGCATTTGTATATTTCTCTTCAGGTATGTCACGTTTCCGTAACAGCTTCATCCCCAGGCACTCTGTGTAAAATCTGCAGCCGCAATTGAAAGTTTAACCCAAATGCAAGACAGCTCTTATGGAAAAATGTAATACTCATAAAACAGACCATGATGACAAAGAATATTACTTTATTGTCCGATCCATATCACCAACACGATAAACAACATGGAGCATTCTCCGCTTGTCCTCCTTCACCCACTGCAGAATATTTTCATCGGTAGCAGTGCTTGCTTGAGTTGCATTCCCCATTGCAGTAACTATCATGCTTTTTTTATCTCCGTGTAGAAGCTTGGAAGATTTCAGGCTAAAAAGCTGCGACTGTGGAACCactgaaaaaaatttcaaacacaTCACGTGTCATGACAAAGTTGTGTCATGAGTCTCGTTCTATCTACAATTACACAATAGTGCTATAAATTTTCGGAAGTGTAGAAAACTCCAGTCCATACTGTACTTGATTTTTTcaactaatactccctccgtcccaccagattctttacagtttcctttttgggatgtcccatccaattctttacatttcaaaacttaccaaaaatagtcgatGGGTCACACCACTACCCAACTTtttctcccttttcacactactttttctcccttttcacactacttttactccactgtctcccttttatacattaaaaattaatgggtcccaccactttacctacttttccttctctttttcactactttatacatatttcttaacctccgtgcccaaaccaaacgtaaagaattggctgggacggagggagtatgcaaTATCCATAAACATCGACGAAGCATGTCTGGAACTGAACTGGGGAAGAAAATAACAAATTATAACATACATAAAACTTCCTATATATATTACAATGGATGTAAATTTCAAGTGTGCAACATACAAATCAAGCATTTCCTAACAATATCCTATCCCTATTTAAAACTAATCATGCTTTTCGCAGAACTATGCCATAATATTCTACTCCCTAAACTCTGTTTTGTGGACATCATAAGTGACATCACCCAGAAAAGCTTAAATGTAGGTGTTACAAGTTCCTAGTTAACATGGACAATCCTCTAGATAATATTCCAGGTCATAGTTGTTCAGTTATAGTGCTATAGTGGAGTTCAGGTTGCCTAGGTAACTAGTAGCCACTTTTACCACAAGGCACAAGCTACATGATACTATTAGCATCAAAACAGTAAGTAAAACATTATGCACACAATAATGCGGCTTAATAATAATAACTGATAAGTGTTATACCCAATCGAATTACAATAACATCTAAATGACTGCATAACATGTTTCTTATATGCAGCCAGAAATCCAAATTAGAAGCCAACATATCATTTAACTACATCAAAGCAATCATTTACacctaattaaataatttaaggtATACAAGCTAAAAGTCTTTTATGGCATACCAGGTTTACAACCCAGTAACTTTACTTGTCTAAGAAAACAGAACATAACATGTCTCCAACATTTCGAATCTGCATTAGAATCAATCATCgcacataaataaataatttagctAGAGAACACAT is a window from the Daucus carota subsp. sativus chromosome 8, DH1 v3.0, whole genome shotgun sequence genome containing:
- the LOC108197190 gene encoding probable lactoylglutathione lyase, chloroplastic; its protein translation is MVPMASSIRPCISALRFSGATRFSVSLSSPQRLSFHTLGSVVPQSQLFSLKSSKLLHGDKKSMIVTAMGNATQASTATDENILQWVKEDKRRMLHVVYRVGDMDRTIKFYTECLGMKLLRKRDIPEEKYTNAFLGYGPEDSHFVVELTYNYGVDKYDIGSGFGHFGIAVDDVAKTVELVKAKGGTVTREPGPVKGGKTVIAFIEDPDGYKFELLERGPTPEPLCQVMLRVGDLDRAINFYEKAFGMELLRKRDNAEYKYTIAMMGYGPEDKNAVLELTYNYGVTEYDKGNAYAQIAIGTDDVYRTAEAIKLCGGKITREPGPLPGISTKITACLDPDGWKSVFVDNLDFLKELE